The Rattus rattus isolate New Zealand chromosome X, Rrattus_CSIRO_v1, whole genome shotgun sequence genome has a window encoding:
- the LOC116888923 gene encoding uncharacterized protein CXorf49 homolog: protein MSSPDEVAVPAASEDKDTPPTRGMNFWDQVFVPEADLGQDSRKRLGNPVTSRRVPESPSLFPGPLEIGEGEGSLPGPESSELESGAKLEATEERGRVLRDPECQTTSPIDEEEVDLDFLPQLSNEAMTIMRERTNLQTRKVCRYPSPQTYAAELAALWENIDEGSNRRASLSPVKGKQAFEGAPYPRGLGRGRAWVTPRRGTVSRMASSEVVQYPSSNTVSSDELSDTQVRKVTTCLKEGDQARSSGLTELDNTGRHTTVHSRGNFVHVPPSVLSSATWGLSSGTERQASGELESSLFKKKPNMGRGKEGSRSSHQGATAAAATTSAAAPASPSAASGALHKTSPKKKQVQEKNSSLDVSRGPQGRNLSPWGQRLKSAPVGLATLPPISGVALLGKASKCSLPSGPKECKPFCTGKKFMVKKSKETQAGPKEDNNSPRDPGLQAQVPPHRAEQPSVCMYRGEMSSGDCNTRASQVPGNLQFLSLSQRCPRPQSTCPAGEEDAIVGAVLPGEERQEELQGTPGCAQCLMFQKEIDEPRNN from the exons ATGAGCTCTCCCGATGAGGTGGCAGTCCCTGCAGCCTCTGAAGATAAGGACACCCCTCCTACCCGTGGTATGAATTTCTGGGATCAGGTGTTTGTTCCTGAAGCCGACTTGGGCCAGGACAGCAGGAAGCGTTTAGGGAACCCAGTGACCAGCCGGAGAGTTCCGGAGAGTCCGAGCCTcttcccaggtcctctggagattGGAGAGGGTGAGGGCAGCCTTCCAGGCCCTGAAAGCAGTGAGTTGGAGTCTGGGGCTAAGTTGGAAGCAACAGAGGAAAGAGGCAGGGTGCTTAGGGATCCTGAATGCCAGACCACTTCCCCCATCGACGAAGAAGAGGTCGACCTGGACTTCTTGCCTCAGCTCAGCAATGAGGCCATGACTATAATGCGAGAGCGGACCAACCTTCAGACCCGAAAAGTCTGCAGGTACCCATCCCCACAAACTTATGCTGCTGAATTGGCTGCCCTCTGGGAAAACATAGATGAAGGCTCCAACAGAAGGGCTTCCCTGAGCCCTGTGAAAGGGAAACAGGCCTTCGAAGGTGCACCGTACCCTAGAGGCCTGGGACGAGGCAGAGCCTGGGTGACCCCAAGAAGAGGCACCGTAAGTAGGATGGCGAGCAGCGAGGTTGTCCAGTATCCCTCCTCAAACACTGTGTCTTCTGATGAGTTGAGTGACACTCAAGTGAGGAAAGTAACCACTTGCCTCAAAGAAGGAGACCAGGCCAGGTCCAGTGGCCTCACTGAGCTGGAtaacacaggcagacacacaacTGTCCATAGCAGAGGAAATTTTGTCCATGTTCCCCCTTCTGTACTGTCTAGTGCTACCTGGGGACTCAGCTCAGGCACGGAAAGGCAGGCTTCAGGAGAACTGGAAAGTTCTTTGTTTAAGAAAAAGCCAAATATGGGCAGGGGCAAAGAAGGAAGCAGGTCCAGCCACCAAGGAGCTACTGCAGCTGCTGCCACTAcctctgctgctgcccctgcctcACCTTCTGCTGCTTCGGGTGCTCTGCACAAGACCAGTcccaaaaagaagcaagtacaagAAAAGAACTCCTCCTTAGATGTGTCAAGAGGACCCCAGGGGAGAAACTTGTCACCATGGGGACAGAGACTCAAGTCAGCTCCTGTGGGGCTAGCCACCCTACCCCCAATCTCAGGGGTTGCCCTGCTAGGGAAGGCCAGTAAATGCTCACTGCCTTCAGGACCCAAAGAGTGTAAGCCCTTCTGCACTGGGAAGAAATTCATGGTAAAGAAGTCAAAGGAGACACAGGCAGGGCCCAAAGAAGATAATAACTCACCAAGAGATCCTGGACTGCAGGCCCAA GTTCCACCACACAGGGCAGAGCAGCCTTCCGTGTGCATGTATCGTGGAGAAATGAGCAGTGGAGACTGCAACACCAGAGCATCTCAAGTTCCAGGAAACCTGCAGTTCCTGTCCTTAAGCCAGAGATGTCCCAGACCCCAGAGCACCTGCCCTGCTG GTGAAGAAGATGCAATTGTGGGTGCGGTACTCCCTggtgaagaaagacaggaagaactaCAAGGGACACCAGGCTGTGCTC AATGTCTGATGTTCCAGAAGGAAATAGATGAACCAAGGAACAACTAG
- the LOC116888547 gene encoding LOW QUALITY PROTEIN: uncharacterized protein CXorf49 homolog (The sequence of the model RefSeq protein was modified relative to this genomic sequence to represent the inferred CDS: inserted 1 base in 1 codon; deleted 2 bases in 1 codon) codes for MSSPDEASFRGTNLGPESGEPSERRRFPQGFARGHGLGPEERLLRSREDKMCLPVSKTFPYDSWLDREEMEGRSVIWGCEGRPGTPVDDRGDSLDFVQHLAVEGTSFGQHLANREAWGVHRHPSPQSCAAEPFSIWGDSDASMIRRGTRPLTSTEGKQFTASQLHPRALGRGRAWMTSRRSATSRMITSDDAQYPSSDPESSDEFSEIQMMRVTICLKEGNQPKSTGLTELEDPARHTNVHGRESFVHVPSTLLATTPRGLSSAIEKQASGELESSLSKKKQSMVWCKEGSRPSHQGATAAAAATISASATASTATPAPVAVASGGFPKTSPRKKPPSEKPSQWDASRGPVGRTFPPWGQRLKSAPVEPATFPPISGVALLGKASKCSLPSGPKECKPFCTGKKFMVKKSKETQAGPKEDNNSPRDPGLQAQVPPHRAEQPSVCMYRGEMSSGDCNTRASQVPGNLQFLSLSQRCPRPRAPAPAGDQEIPLRLPFPVGDRQYPVQGVXGCQQCLMFQKEIDELKEQLAVMQALNEKFQDL; via the exons ATGAGCTCTCCTGATGAGGCGTCTTTTCGGGGGACCAACTTGGGGCCAGAAAGTGGGGAGCCCTCAGAAAGACGCCGGTTTCCCCAGGGATTCGCAAGGGGACATGGCCTAGGACCTGAGGAGAGGCTGTTACGAAGCAGAGAAGACAAAATGTGTCTCCCGGTTTCCAAGACTTTCCCGTATGACTCCTGGTTAGacagggaggagatggagggaaggtCAGTCATTTGGGGCTGCGAAGGTCGGCCTGGCACTCCGGTTGATGACAGGGGGGACAGTTTGGACTTTGTACAGCATCTAGCCGTAGAAGGTACAAGCTTCGGGCAGCATTTAGCCAACCGGGAGGCCTGGGGTGTCCACAGACATCCGTCTCCACAAAGCTGTGCTGCTGAGCCCTTTAGCATTTGGGGAGACTCAGATGCTAGCATGATCAGGAGAGGGACGCGGCCTTTGACCTCTACGGAAGGGAAGCAGTTCACAGCTAGCCAACTGCACCCCAGAGCTCTGGGGCGAGGCAGGGCTTGGATGACCTCAAGAAGAAGTGCCACAAGTAGGATGATAACCAGTGATGATGCTCAATATCCATCCTCCGACCCTGAGTCTTCTGATGAGTTCAGTGAGATACAGATGATGAGGGTAACCATTTGTCTCAAAGAAGGAAACCAGCCCAAGTCCACTGGCCTCACTGAACTGGAAGATCCAGCCAGACACACGAATGTCCATGGCAGGGAAAGTTTTGTCCATGTGCCTTCCACTTTGCTGGCTACTACTCCAAGAGGACTCAGTTCAGCCATAGAAAAGCAGGCTTCAGGGGAGCTAGAAAGCTCTTTGTCTAAGAAAAAGCAGAGTATGGTTTGGTGCAAAGAAGGGAGCAGGCCCAGCCACCAAGGAGCTACTGCAGCTGCTGCCGCCACTATCAGtgcctctgccactgcctctACTGCCACCCCTGCCCCTGTTGCTGTTGCTTCCGGTGGCTTTCCCAAGACCAGTCCTAGAAAGAAGCCACCCTCAGAAAAGCCATCTCAGTGGGATGCCTCAAGAGGACCGGTGGGGAGAACCTTCCCACCATGGGGACAGAGACTCAAGTCAGCTCCTGTAGAACCAGCCACTTTCCCCCCAATCTCAGGGGTTGCCCTGCTAGGGAAGGCCAGTAAGTGCTCACTGCCTTCAGGACCCAAAGAGTGTAAGCCCTTCTGCACTGGGAAGAAATTCATGGTAAAGAAGTCAAAGGAGACACAGGCAGGGCCAAAAGAAGATAATAACTCACCAAGAGATCCTGGACTGCAGGCCCAA GTTCCACCACACAGGGCAGAGCAGCCTTCCGTGTGCATGTATCGTGGAGAAATGAGCAGTGGAGACTGCAACACCAGAGCATCTCAAGTTCCAGGAAACCTGCAGTTCCTGTCCTTGAGCCAGAGATGTCCCAGACCCAGAGCACCTGCCCCTGCTG GTGACCAGGAAATACCTCTACGCCTACCATTC CCAGTTGGAGACAGGCAGTACCCAGTACAAGGAG GGGGCTGCCAACAG TGTCTGATGTTCCAGAAGGAAATAGATGAACTCAAGGAACAACTAG CGGTCATGCAGGCCCTCAACGAAAAGTTCCAGGATCTCTGA